In one Miscanthus floridulus cultivar M001 unplaced genomic scaffold, ASM1932011v1 fs_135_1_2, whole genome shotgun sequence genomic region, the following are encoded:
- the LOC136530456 gene encoding calcium-binding protein CP1-like → MCPTGKYLGLDLSAAAVSGAGGDLRPAFDVLDADRDGRISREDLKFFYAAAGPAAGERFDDDDLAAMIAAADADRDGFVQYDEFERLLAGRAAGGAGRRSAMEDAFRLMDRDGDSKVGFEDLKAYLGWAGMPAADEEVRAMIRVAGGGDGGDEGVGLEALARVLAVDLEGIAL, encoded by the coding sequence ATGTGCCCCACCGGCAAGTACCTGGGGCTCGacctctccgccgccgccgtctccggCGCTGGCGGCGACCTGAGGCCGGCGTTCGACGTGCTTGACGCGGACCGGGACGGCCGCATCAGCCGGGAGGACCTCAAGTTCTTCTACGCCGCCGCAGGGCCCGCCGCCGGCGAGCGATTCGACGACGACGACCTCGCGGCCATGATCGCGGCCGCCGACGCCGACCGCGACGGCTTCGTGCAGTACGACGAGTTCGAGCGCCTGCTGGCCGGCCGCGCCGCGGGAGGCGCCGGGCGCCGCTCCGCCATGGAGGACGCCTTCCGGCTCATGGACCGAGACGGGGACAGCAAGGTCGGCTTCGAGGACCTCAAGGCTTACCTCGGCTGGGCCGGGATGCCCGCGGCGGACGAGGAGGTCCGCGCCATGATCCGCGTCGCGGGCGGAGGGGACGGCGGCGACGAAGGCGTGGGGCTCGAGGCGCTCGCCAGAGTGCTCGCGGTCGACTTGGAAGGCATCGCCCTTTGA
- the LOC136530455 gene encoding uncharacterized protein, whose product MATGGSGGSGGGGVPPNPNVSDLLQKLKLTEEEVAVLEFSDDEDDADAMVTMEYALFGKVLSPVPVHVSTVRSAMKRAWANPIGLKIRAIGDKEDNLFVVEFGSPRDMERVLAGSPWMVGKYSVLLQEYDEKLTAADVKFDRVELWARILNLPLGWMNRSRGSRAMDLIGRVIQMDVDGDGKASGAFLRARVAIQIDKPWLLIGL is encoded by the exons ATGGCGACGGGCGGGAGTGGTGGCTCCGGTGGGGGAGGGGTTCCCCCAAACCCTAACGTATCGGATCTCCTCCAGAAGCTCAAACTGACGGAGGAGGAGGTTGCCGTCCTGGAATTCAGTGACGATGAAGATGATGCAGATGCAATGGTGACAATGGAGTACGCCTTGTTCGGTAAAGTACTGTCCCCGGTGCCGGTGCATGTGAGTACTGTGAGATCGGCGATGAAGCGGGCGTGGGCTAACCCGATAGGCCTCAAGATTAGGGCGATCGGTGATAAAGAAGATAATCTATTCGTGGTGGAGTTTGGCAGCCCTCGCGATATGGAGAGGGTTCTCGCCGGTTCACCATGGATGGTGGGAAAATACTCGGTCCTACTGCAGGAGTACGATGAGAAGCTTACCGCGGCAGACGTCAAGTTTGATCGGGTAGAGCTCTGGGCTCGCATCCTGAACCTCCCTCTTGGTTGGATGAACCGCTCAAGAGGCTCTAGAGCGATGGATCTGATCGGAAGGGTGATCCAGATGGATGTGGATGGAGATGGGAAAGCCAGCGGCGCGTTCCTTCGTGCTCGTGTCGCAATTCAAATCGATAAACCG TGGCTCCTCATCGGGCTTTAA